Proteins encoded by one window of Nicotiana tabacum cultivar K326 chromosome 10, ASM71507v2, whole genome shotgun sequence:
- the LOC107784769 gene encoding protein FIP1-like translates to MSGERRSSSLYENENNLFLDILDEAPLFGNRKPASLIGSVFYCILLASFAVLAVGATCIFLPIRGLVFQLLCSCNVALLVITGIFQQYLVYQVQKIRLQGYCVFSQKLKHIIRLPFATIAYGTAAMLLVMVWDPDISILSISTLLRIIMLAEVVCAASFMTLYIGYVHQYNSFHSQPDVLKSLYSPLQPSSSLEGLRYQDGGRLSDQLMTLLQYQQENIHFLNEEILGLQESLSKYERSNDGSAPQVDLAHLLAARDQELRTLSAEMNQLQSELRLARSLIEEKDAEMQRIRSTNNQYVEENERLRAILGEWSSRAAKLERALELERMSNLELQKKVNSLKSQRHD, encoded by the exons ATGTCAGGAGAAAGACGCTCTTCTTCTCTCTACGAAAACGAAAACAATTT GTTCCTGGACATACTGGATGAGGCGCCACTTTTTGGTAATAGGAAGCCTGCAAGCCTGATTGGGAGTGTTTTCTACTGTATCTTATTGGCAA GTTTTGCTGTTTTGGCTGTGGGAGCTACATGCATATTTCTCCCGATCCGGGGATTAGTTTTCCAACTTCTTTGCAGTTGTAATGTTGCCCTCTTAGTTATCACGG GCATTTTTCAGCAATATCTGGTATACCAAGTCCAGAAAATACGGTTGCAG GGTTACTGTGTTTTCAGCCAGAAGCTGAAGCACATTATTCGCCTACCGTTTGCGACAATTGCATATG GAACTGCTGCAATGCTGCTGGTCATGGTCTGGGATCCAGATATTAGCATCCTCTCCATATCCACACTACTCAG GATAATCATGCTGGCTGAAGTAGTCTGTGCTGCTTCTTTCATGACTCTCTATATTG GTTATGTTCATCAATACAATTCATTTCATTCCCAGCCTGATGTTTTGAAGTCACTTTATTCTCCACTTCAACCATCAAGTTCTTTGGAAGGACTGAG GTATCAAGATGGTGGTCGACTATCTGATCAGCTCATGACCTTATTGCAATATCAGCAAGAAAATATACACTTTCTGAATGAGGAG ATTCTAGGATTACAAGAATCCTTGAGCAAATATGAAAGGTCTAATGATGGGAGTGCACCTCAG GTTGATCTTGCCCACTTACTGGCAGCTCGAGACCAAGAATTGCGCACACTTTCAGCTGAG ATGAATCAATTGCAATCTGAGCTTAGACTTGCTCGATCTCTAATAGAAGAGAAGGATGCTGAGATGCAGCGCATCCGCAGTACAAACAATCAG TATGTAGAGGAAAATGAGAGGCTTAGAGCTATTCTAGGGGAATGGAGCAGCCGAGCGGCTAAG CTTGAACGTGCTTTGGAGCTTGAAAGGATGTCAAACTTGGAATTGCAGAAAAAAGTAAACTCACTGAAAAGCCAAAGGCATGACTAA
- the LOC107784768 gene encoding cysteine proteinase 3 precursor (The RefSeq protein has 1 substitution compared to this genomic sequence), with protein sequence MSRFSLLLALVVAGGLFASALAGPATFADENPIRQVVSDGLHELENAILQVVGKTRHALSFARFAHRYGKRYESVEEIKQRFEVFLDNLKMIRSHNKKGLSYKLGVNEFTDLTWDEFRRDRLGAAQNCSATTKGNLKVTNVVLPETKDWREAGIVSPVKNQGKCGSCWTFSTTGALEAAYSQAFGKGISLSEQQLVDCAGAFNNFGCNGGLPSQAFEYIKSNGGLDTEEAYPYTGKNGLCKFSSENVGVKVIDSVNITLGAEDELKYAVALVRPVSIAFEVIKGFKQYKSGVYTSTECGNTPMDVNHAVLAVGYGVENGVPYWLIKNSWGADWGDNGYFKMEMGKNMCGIATCASYPVVA encoded by the exons ATGTCTCGTTTCTCACTCCTATTGGCTCTCGTCGTCGCCGGTGGCCTTTTCGCCTCCGCACTCGCCGGACCGGCGACCTTTGCCGATGAGAATCCGATCAGACAAGTCGTTTCTGACGGTTTACATGAGCTGGAGAACGCAATTCTCCAAGTCGTCGGCAAGACCCGCCATGCTCTCTCCTTCGCTCGCTTTGCTCACAG GTATGGGAAGAGGTACGAGTCAGTTGAGGAGATAAAGCAAAGGTTCGAGGTATTTTTGGACAATTTGAAGATGATTCGATCGCACAACAAGAAAGGACTATCATACAAACTCGGTGTCAATG AGTTTACCGACCTAACATGGGACGAGTTCCGGAGAGACAGGTTGGGGGCAGCTCAAAACTGTTCAGCCACCACAAAGGGCAATCTCAAAGTCACTAACGTTGTTCTGCCGGAGACG AAAGACTGGCGGGAAGCTGGGATTGTCAGCCCAGTCAAGAACCAGGGCAAGTGCGGATCTTGCTGGACATTCAG CACTACTGGTGCACTAGAAGCAGCATATAGCCAAGCATTTGGGAAGGGAATCTCTCTATCTGAGCAGCAGCTTGTGGACTGTGCTGGAGCTTTTAATAACTTTGGCTGCAATGGTGGGCTCCCATCACAAGCCTTTGAGTATATTAAATCCAATGGTGGTCTTGACACTGAAGAAGCATATCCATACACTGGCAAGAATGGCTTATGTAAATTCTCATCAGAAAATGTTGGTGTCAAAGTCATCGATTCCGTCAATATTACCCTG GGTGCTGAAGATGAACTAAAATACGCGGTTGCATTGGTTAGGCCCGTTAGTATAGCTTTTGAGGTGATAAAAGGTTTCAAACAATACAAGAGTGGTGTTTACACCAGCACCGAATGCGGCAACACTCCCATG GATGTAAACCATGCTGTTCTTGCTGTGGGTTACGGTGTTGAAAATGGTGTTCCTTATTGGCTCATCAAGAACTCATGGGGAGCAGATTGGGGTGACGATGGATACTTCAAGATGGAGATGGGAAAGAACATGTGTGGTATTGCCACTTGCGCATCCTACCCTGTCGTTGCCTGA
- the LOC107784771 gene encoding uncharacterized protein LOC107784771, whose translation MSTLAVPTEGKLEGENLQILYSPSFWNNVVHALKIGGPLVKVLRLVDEEKRPPMGYLYEAIDRAKEAIQASFSDQRKYKRVFEIIDKRWDSKLHSPLHAAGLVLNPELFYDNEERILGDEPLWNGYYECIDKLIPAESVQDKITEQFSIYRNAEQFFEKNMAIRQRKTKSPVEWWKQYGHSTPDLQKFAIKVLSLTCSLSGCERN comes from the exons ATGAGTACACTAGCAGTGCCTACGGAAGGGAAGCTCGAGGGAGAGAATCTGCAGATATTATACTCTCCTTCATTCTGGAACAATgtggttcatgcattgaagattggtGGTCCTTTAGTTAAAGTGCTTCGTTTGGTGGATGAGGAGAAAAGACCACCAATGGGCTACTTGTACGAAGCAATTGATAGGGCAAAAGAGGCTATTCAAGCCTCTTTTAGTGatcaaagaaaatacaaaagagtCTTTGAGATCATAGATAAAAGGTGGGATAGTAAGCTTCATAGCCCTTTGCATGCAGCCGGACTTGTTTTGAACCCGGAACTGTTTTATGACAATGAAGAGAGGATTCTAGGAGATGAACCCTTGTGGAATGGATACTATGAATGCATTGACAAGTTGATACCTGCAGAATCCGTGCAAGATAAAATCACAGAGCAATTTAGTATTTATAGGAATGCTgaacaattttttgaaaaaaacatGGCCATTAGACAAAGAAAGACGAAGTCACCAG TTGAATGGTGGAAGCAATATGGTCATTCCACTCCAGATTTACAAAAGTTTGCCATCAAGGTTCTAAGTCTAACATGTAGCTTATCCGGGTGTGAAAGGAATTGA